GAAGTCATGTCTTTCGCTTTGGCAGTTGGGCGTAATCTTCTATGAAACTACAACCTGTGCTCGTAATGTGCATCTGAGTTCTGATTCTGCTGGGCAACTGTAAATTCTGCAACATTGCCAGGAAATCTGGACGTCGAGATGTCGCATCAGTTACATTGGTATTTGACTTCAAATTTTACCTGAACTGTACAGGTTTAATCGCTTAAAAGTTTTGCAGGAATCATAGAAAGTAAGTAATGGCTTGGGTTCACTTCTGCGGCGTTCGAGAAATCTTGTGCGGCGTGACCGGAGGATCGCCACGAGGACAAGTGGAACCCCTGGTCCAGGGCAGAAaggcgcggccgcgccgcgggcTTCGTGGCGGAACCGTCAGCTCGTGTTCATTTCGGCTCCCCGCCTCACCGCACCGCGCTCTTCACCTGCTCCCTtatcatggcggcggcggtggcggcggctcacCTCCTCTGCCCCGCACCGGCCGCTTCTCCCGCAAAACCCCTGCAGCAGCTCCCTACCCGCGGCCGCCGCACCCACGGGGCCAAACCTTCGAGATGCTTACCCTGCCGCGCGTCCCTCGGCCCTGATGGCTCGCTGGCCATGCTTGGGGCCCCCGGTCccaggccggcgccgccgatgaGGAGGCCGTACCTCCGGGAGCACTCCTGCCTCATCTTCCCGCccccgctcggccgccgcccggtCGCGGTCGTCAAGTTCCTCGGCGGAGCCTTCATCGGCGCCGTCCCCGAGGTCACCTACGGGTAAGTGCGCCAGCGCCTGGGTTCCATCACATCCGTGTTCCGCGGCCGGTCGCGCTGGAACGCGAAACGTGTTCATTCGGCGGTGGTTCATTCGCGTGGCTGGTTGCTCTGCTCGCAGCTACCTGCTGGAGCTCCTGGCGCGGGAGGGCTTCCTCGTGGTGTGCGTGCCGTACAACGTCACCTTCAACCACGAGGCCGCCGCGCGGGAGGTCTTCGACAGGTTCCACGCCTGCTACGACGCGCTCCTCGCCTCGGGGCTTCCGGAGGCTGGGCTGAGCGCGCCGGACATCGCGGAGCTCCCGCTCTACTCTGTTGGCCACAGGTGGGTACAGCGCGGGATGTGGCACGCCACTTGTTCGATGATTTGACAGAGAGGAAGCCTCGAGCTCTGTTTTGCTGGTGGCGTTTATGATTCATTGTTCTGTGTGATTGTTTGCAGCAACGGGGCGCTGCTTCAGCTGCTGGTGGGGAGCTACTTTGCAGAGAAGATACCAAAGGTTCGCTGATGTTGGGTGGATATATAAGTGTCCGCATATGTTTCTGTTTTCTTGAATAATTCGGTATAGTGATTAGACAGGCTTGAGTTCCTTAAAATTGCATATATGCTGACAGCTGAGTGGCTTTGATCTTATTGCTCCATTGGTCTGCTCATTTTAGGCTAACGCCATTGTCTCATTCAACAATAGGCCGGCTTCAGAGGCTGTTCCTTACTTTGAACAGGTATTTAGTCTGGGTTTTCTTACCTTATGGTTAATGGGTGTGCCTTTTCTGTTTGATGCCTTACAGTTTTCCCTTCATAAGGTTTGGCTGCCAAATTACTATTGCTGACAAGCAACCATAGAAACCGGAGTGTAAACTTATGAAATTATCTGTAAGGACCATTAGAGGAATTCTAACTGAACTTTCTAATTAACTGTGACTAGGAGACAATCTGGACCTAAAATTAGTTGTAATGCAATTTCCTGGTTGAACTCTTCTTTCTAGTTAGTTGTACCTGAAAAATAAGGAAAGAGTGTTTTGAGTTTTGATTTGTAGGCTGAGTGTCAGTTTATGGTATTCAATGAAATGATGCTAACAGACTGTATGCTAACTGTAAATTCGTTTGTCTAACTGAGTAGTTTGTAGTTAAGTATCTAATTTAAGCAGTTTTGGTCTAGAACGCACATCAGAGCTCAGCATCATTGCATTAAAAAGAAAGAGGTACAAACAAAAACAACCCCATAGAAACACATGGTTACACTCACACCATCTCACAAGAAACCCACAACACAAGAACATATGTTGGCAACACTAGGTTCAAGTTTTCAGACCCACCACAATAACAGTAGTTGACCTGGAAACAGTTTGCTGAGTCAGTGGTGAGTCTGTAGTTTGCATTATGTTTGCCTCTCCCCTTTTTCCTCTCCATCTCTTTTCTCTTTAATTAGTGttctgttgttagcttttggTTCTTCTCTTCTTCTGTTCAGGTATGTTTTGTTTTTAGACATTTATTTGCAAATCTGGAGTACCTTTATTGAATACACAACCGTTCCAGTGTTTCCATAATAGCCATGCCCCTAGAATCACTAATTAATTAAAGCCTTCGTCTATTTGTCTAATTTCTTGCATGGCCTTTAAAACCACCGATCACTTAAAGTTGCATCATAACTCCGAGGTGAGACATCCGGTAAACCAACCCTCCAAGAACCATACCTGGCACGCAAATACACAAGAGGCTAAGGTGGGGTTTATCGCTTCATTCTCCTGACGACAGTAGACAGGTAGCTAGAGGTGGCAGCACCCTACAGGCCAATCCGTCTGCTGTCCTGCAGCATTTATGTACCGCGAGCCATATGAAGAACCAGCAGTGTCTTATTGGTGCCCAAGTTTTCCAGATAAGCTTCCATGGTGCAAAGCATATATTGTCCAGGAAGAACTCATGTTATGCTGGTTGCTCCATGTATTGTCCAGAAGCTGAAAGCCTCCAGCAATGCTTGTCCTGTAGGTCAGGCTGTAAGATGAACCTGGAAAATCAAGTCCCATAGATCCAGGTACTCCTTCCTGGCATTAACACATGAAGAAACTCTAATATCCTTGTGAAACATACTCCTGCTGCACTGTCGCTTATTGATAATTCATTTTGAGATGCAAGCAATGAGGTTAGGGGCTAGATCTGCAATAGCCTTTCCTTGCAGCCATGTATCACTCCTGAATAAAGTGTTAGCACCATTGTCCACGGTCACCAACTCACCACCAAATTGAGAAGAGGGCCTTGACATCTAAATTTGAGTTGTTGCATTGAACTATTCAAGGCACATTGTATGTTGGGTTGTAGTCAGCACAAACAGTATTTTGTTGAAAAAGTATTTTTGTCTCGATATTAAAATGTACCTTCAAGGGTATTAAAAGCCAGATACTGAACACAGCCAAGAGGATGTCATACATTGGTTGCATAATTGAGCTACTTAAATTGTTGCATCCAATATCACCGAGTGGCGAGTGATTGATTCTAATTCTTCTGATTCAGATCAGAGACTAGCAGTTTGGCTTAATTTCTGGACTGGCCAAGCCAACCTATGCTCGTGTGTTTGAGTGTCTGACCTTGCTTCAAAGTTCAAACTGTGCATATGTAGACCACACCTGCCCATCCCATCATAACCCCCAACATGTAGCTGTTTTCTGACAGTGCATCCCTAACCATTACTGTCATGTGTTTTGTTTGTTCGATGTTTTGTGTGGAGGGCATTGTCACTTTCAGCCAAAAATAGGAAAATAAGGTACTTCCATTGCGGTTGGCAATATGTATTGTGTGTTCTCAGTCAGCGAGTCCATTCTGACATCAATGGGGAAAAGTTCAGGGTCAATTATTTTGGTTCCGAAACGAGCATAGAAAACGCATCATGAGGCTGTATAACATATTTTGGCGATGAAAAAGTATTAGCATTGTGTCCGAGGAATATATGCAATGCTAGTCAATTCTTCAATTTCATGTTCCCAAAATACATTTTGCGTCTAGAGCTGATTTCAGTCTAAAATGTTATATGTTATCCTGTGCTCTTTCCTACTGATCTTTTGAAGTTATTCTCtgttaatagtatatatttgttttATGCAGATAGGCCCACTCTTAAGTCAACTGATGCCTATGATGGAGGCATCACCTGTTTATTCTGTGGCCAGAAATGCATCAGGTGATTGTTAGGTTACAATTTACCTTCTCGTGTCATCTTTTTTGTTGattaataaattttcttttggCTGAAAACACCATAAATAACTTATACTTTGCCGCAAGCTTTCCATATGGATCCAACAATCAAACAACCTGATAACCCCATCTGGGTTGATGGCTTGCTCTTACTCTTATATAGTTTGTAGTTTCTGGAATGCTTCATGGTATCATGCTGCATCTGCCTCACATAATGACATAGTTTTCTGACATAGTAGAAGTGTGCACTGTTGTCTGCTAAAATTTGTTACAAAAGAGTGAAACAaggacatgaacttttgcttgATATGCTTCATGAACGTTTTTAGTAAGATGTGATGTCATGACTTTAGGAGATGCATGGAAGGCTCTGTTTGATTTAGCTGGAGGTTTTATACGTGAGTATGATCAAGAAGCTATGGTTTCTCTGAGCAAATTTGTTGATCAGTTACCGTCAGTCATGAATCAGGTACTATATGAATCTAACTTCATCTATTATTTTGTTCAGAGTGGTTCGTCTTTTTTAAAATACTGTGCTTTGGTGCTTCCCCCTGTGCTAGACTTCTAGTGATCTTCAAAGCAACTCTGTCATGATGATAGTTTTCCCCATATTATTTGCAGGTTACAGAAGGTGTGTCTGAATTCAAACCAACACCACCTGAAAACCGTGAATTCTGCAAGAATTCCTACAGCGTACCCAATACATTATTGGTACTGGCAAACTTGCATCTACTGAATTCAACCTATAAATGTTATGGTTCAGTGTTTAAAATTTTTATGTATGTCTCGTAGGTCAAATTCAGTGTTGATGCAATTGATGATACAGACATTGTTGAAGATGTCCTGAGACCCCGAGTTGACTCAATTGGTGGACAAATAAAGAAAGTTATACTCTCAGGAACACACCTAACTCCATGTATACAGGTAATATATATACCATACTTTTCGTCCATGGATTCAAATGGTTATAAGGAACCCTGCTACATATGTGCAACAGCATCACCCTTTTCTTCATTCACCCCCAAATTATAGTCTCTACTTGTTGACGGCATTAGAGTGGCAGCAAGAAAACTGATGTTTAGTTAGGGGTCATTCACCACCATTTAGCATTCATGCAGTAATTGCTTCATACTAAAGAGAGTTTATCTGCCCTTATCTTGTGTACCATTTCAGAAAACTATTAGGGTCTGTTTGGTTCTATTCATATGCTTCAGGCATGTCAAGCACTCACTTTTGCTGCTTAACAGGATGTGAAATGGCAAGTTGGTTCAGAATACACTCCAGCAGATGCTGTTGCCCAGGGTTTGAAATCATTGGCTCTGAATGAAACaagggttctctcaagaactatcGCTGATTGGCTTAGATCCCTTTAAATCAATACATCCGTTGAAGTTTGGAATTCTTCTTATGAAGGTATGTAGTATGTAGATTTCAAAATCACTGGTTCAATTGACAGTTTCAGACTTTCAAACCTTTGGGTTTATTTATCATATGACAAATACTTTTGGGACAAACCAATTGCATCACGCTTGCATCATGTCTGGAGAAATCTATGGAGAATCAATGATATGATCTTGTTTACATTGAACTAACTTACACTCATGCATCAGGAATGCTTCATCAGTTCTCGCTTTGCTAATGCAGTCGAATGAGGCTGGCATTGATGAGAGATGAGAGTATACATTGTATGGTACTTAGAAGCAGGGCATTTGGGCTGTGTGCTGAGTTGGTTATGCTCGCCCACAAGGCCGTAGCCGTATATCTGATCAAGATCAAGATTGGGTGTTGGGGGCCTACTCAGATTGTAGTTGCAGGTCATGCAACGCATCGAACCCAAAGTCCCAGAAACATGATCCTGTTGGTGTTGGGGGAGGTACGGTGCCAGCAAGGCCAAGTTGGCCAAATGCCCCCGCTACACGCAGACAAGCCCAATGCGGCTTTGTGCAGGCTGGCGGAAGGGCGTCATAGGTGTAACAGGAAATGTGTATATATCGCCACATTGTATTTTCTGGGCACATTCTTAATAATAATAGTCTAACCATATAGCTCAGGCGATTGTATCGCTTGGGGTGTGCTGTATGTACTAGCAGCTGATTCTGCAGCGAGTCTCTTCGCCCCGTGCGTGTGCTGGCATGGACTGGATGCTGGCCTGGAAACTGACCGATTCGGCTGACAGCCGCTTTCTGCTGTTTGAAGTTTGTGCAGGTACAGCAATCCGTCTACGTTCAGCAACTGTACGAGGTTAATACGCTCTGCGAATACAACAGGGCTGGATTTTCATCAGCGGCATCACTGCAGCTTGATGATTTGTAATAAACGCTCGGCAAACGGAACCAGCGTCTCGTCGGAAGCCGACCAAATCTCTGGGGGAGATCCGGCTAGTTGAGGAAATGCTGGGGCTGGCGCCCCCAGCCCAATCAGGTGGTCAGGATCGCTGCGGGTCACGTCGTCGGATCGAACACGATGACCCGACTGCGTTCTGCGACAACGACGGCCATCTCGACCGGACCACCTAATTTACGGCCGACCGTAACTTGTCCTGCCAGCGGTTGATTTTCCGACCATGTGCTTCTCTTCGGCACTCCAGCGGTCCAGCCCACCATGTTAGTATTCCCTTTTTATTCTTCCGCACTCAGCTCTGTTAAAACTGAAAAAGGCTCCCGATCCTACCAGCCCTAGCGTTAGCTGTTCATCTCCCCCCACACCACTTAAACAAAAATTTCGTACCTACTCTACCCGAATTTatatgaacaaaatattaaccaaattttttatttgaataacTTATATACATAAATAAATCTTGAAAGCGGAAAAAACTTTTGGAAAAAATAATTCGGGCAGAAGTCATTTtttttcaaagttcaaacataaaaataaacaaatttctttaaaaaatgaataaaaatcagaaacaaaAAAGTCCAAATAAAAAATTTGGAAGATAAAATTTTCGAAATGCAAACAAAAATCCAAAAGTTTTACATAAAAAATTGGAAAATCTGGAGCAaagttttaaaaagaaaaataaaaaaaggaaaaatctaAGAAAAATTTTGAAGCGAAAATTAGGgccatttttttttgtaaaagttACGTACAAAACATTAGTTCAAAAAGGGAAAGGAATTTTTTTTGGTGGCggaagatgaaaagaagggaaaaAAGTTACGCCGCTGCCTGCTCCAGTGCTCCACCACGGCTCCGTGCCCACCATGCCACATGGATCCGAGcggcccctccccctccctgtgAGATAGTAGGGTCTTCTCGTGTGACGGTGCTGAGATCGACCGCTACCTCCGGAAGTAACGGTCAAGTGTAAAGTTAGTTTCGCAGTGCccatcatgtttttttttgattAACAGTgcccatcatgttgcaaaggtaTCCTAGCTGAAACCGTATATTTCCTTTCCTTTACGCCCGTCCACAGTTACCTGCCCGTTTACACTAGCTCCGTAGCTCGTATCTGCTGCTGTTCTGTCACACCCGTGGCCAATCGATCGAAATCGCCGGCGTGAGATAGACGAGGGGATCAAACGCAGAGCGAAATGGATCGGGACGAGGTCACCTTTCCCTTTCAGTTTGGGGATAAAATGTTTGTTACagtgtttttccttttccttgctTATAAAGCTGAACTCACGCACCCCCTAGGCACACAGGCCGCTCACCCCTCGGCACGCAGGCCGGCAACCTCAGGACAAAACGTATTTTTCTATCTACGCCTTCTCTCTTCGGTATACAGATTCTCCACGGTTGTGACATCTCCCCCCGCCGAGATTTGTGGCTGTCCCCAGACAGAACTTGAAGGAAAACGCGTCTGCACCACATACAGATCTTCCCACGTCGCGCAGTCTTCGTGTAGACCAGCCCACTTCACCTTTACATGTGGAATGGTAACATTACCTTTCTTGACTAAGCGACGTTCCAACACAGCTTCTGGACTTGTATTGGCTAGTGCCAGATCAGTAACACGAGGTAGCTCAGCATAAACTGGTGTATAATCCTCATGAAACTGTTTCAGTTGAGAGAGATGAAAGACTGGGTGAATGATGCTGTCCTCAGGCAGCTTCAGCCGATAAGCCACGGAGCCGATACGCTCTGTAATTTCATATGGTCCATAATATTTGAAAGACAGTTTGGGATATGGGCGATTGGCAACAGACGTCTGTGCATATGGTTGGAGCTTCAGCAGCACCTTTTCCCCCACCAGAAACTGCATTGGACTGCGCTTCTTGTCTGCTTGAAGCTTCATCCTGTTCTGAGCCGCTGACAGGTGCTGCTTCAGGGATTGAAAATGAAGTGCCCTGTCTTCAACCAACTCAGACACTGAAGTATTGGTGCTTGGGATGGATGTAGGAGCTAACACCAAGTTGGGTTCATGAGCATACAGTGCTTTGAAAGGTGAACAACCCAGAGAAGAGTGGTAGGAGGAGTTGTACCATAACTCAGCCAGAGGAAGCCATGTTTTCCACTGTCTTGGAGAATCATGAATTGCACACCTCAGATACATTTCTAAGCACTGATTTACTCGTTCTGTTTGTCCATCGGACTGTGGATGATACGCAGTACTCATGGCCAGCTTCACTTGATAGATTCTGAATAGCTCTTTCCAGAAGTGACTCAGGAATATTGGATCTCTATCAGATACAATAGTTTTTGGAAGTCCATGCAGTTTGACTATAGTGTCCAGAAATAGTTTTGCAATCATGGAAGCAGTGTAGGGGTGCTTGGTAGGTAAGAAGTGTGCATATTTAGTTAACCTGTCCACCACTACCACAATTACATTGTAGCCGTCAGATTTTGGAAGGCCCTCGACAAAATCCATTGAAATGTCCTGCCAGGCCTGAGAGGGAATTGGGAGAGGTTGGAGTAACCCAAATGGATGAGTGTTAGAATGTTTGGCCTTCGGGCAAATGAGGCATTGTTGGACAAAACTTTCCACGTGTTGTTTCATGCCTTTCCATGTAAAGAGCTGCTTCAAACGTTGGTAAGTGGCTTGAGATCCGGAGTGTCCTCCAATGGCACTGGCATGGAATGCATTGATCAGCTTGGTCTGTAATGCAGAATTGGCACCCACCCAGATTCTTCCCTTGTACTTGATTAGTCCTTTGTCCAATAAAAATCCAGCAGAATCAGGACTGGTAATAGCCAGCTGTGTCAACAAAGACTGAGCATGGGGATCAGTTGCATAAGAGTTTAGCACCTCCTGCACCCATATGGGTTTAGCTTCAGCTACACTCTGGACTGTCATAAGATGAGCCACTCTGGAGAGAGCATCAACAGCTACATTATCAGAGCCTTTGTTGTACAGTATTTTGAATTTCAATCCCATCATTCTTGCCATTGCTTTGCGCTGCATCTCAGAATGCAAGGTCTGTTCATTTAAATAAGCCAAAGATTTGTGGTCAGTTTTAATGATGAACTCTTGATGTTGTAAATAGGGCCTCCACCTTTCTACTGTCATGATTAAAGCCAAGAACTCCTTTTCATAAATTGAGAGGTGCTGATGTTTATCACCCAAAGCTTTACTAAGGAATGCTATGGGTTGTCCCTTTTGCATTAAGACTGCCCCTATACCATCTCCACATGCATCTGTCTCTATGGTGAAAGGTTCAGTAAAGTTTGGTAGAGCCAAGACTGGTGTGCACATCATGGCAGACTTAAGTGTGATGAAAGCTTTGTCAGCCTGGTCATTCCAGCCAAAGTTCTTCTTCTTGAGTAGTTGAGTCAATGGTTTTGCTATAATGCCATAATTTCTCACAAATTTTCTGTAGTACCCAGTGAGTCCCAAAAACCCTCTCAATTCTGTTACTGTCGTTGGCTTGGGCCATTTGAGCATAGCTGCTGTCTTAGTGGGGTCAGTTGCAACTCCATCCAATGAAATGATATGACCCAGATATTCCAAACTATGTTGAGCAAAAGAACACTTGCTGAGTTTCAGGAACAATTGGTTGGCTCTGAGTGTGTCAAACACCTGCTGGACATGCTTTTCATGTAACTCCAGTGTGGGACTATATATCAATATATCATccagaaaaaacaaaacaaacttCCTAAAAATGGCTGTAACAGCTCATTCATAAGACACTGGAAAGTAGATGGGGCATTGGTCAGCCCAAATGGCATGACCTTGAATTGATAGTGTCCTTGGTGGGTCTTGAATGCTGTTTTAAACTCATCTCCCAACAGCATCCTGacttgatgatatcctgatctcATGTCCAACTTTGTGAAATACTTTGCTCCTGCAAgctcatttaatatttcatctATGATAGGCATAGGGAATCTGTTTTTGATAGTCATATCATTCAGTCTTCTATAGTCGACACAAAATCTCCATGTCCCATCTTTCTTTTTGACTAGTAGCACAGGGGATGCAAAAGGGCTAGTGCTGTGAGATATCAGCCCAGCTTGCAATAGTTCTTGTACTTGCTTTTCTATTTCTGTTTTGTGTTGTGGAGAGTATTTATAAGGTCTGCAGTTGACTGGTATTGACCCTGGTTGAAGAGGAATTGCATGATCATACACCCTGGATGGTGGCAATTGCTCTGGTTCCTGAAATAGATCTTGATATTGCAGCAGGATTTCCTGTATAGAATCAGGAATTGGTTGTAATTGTTTTGGTTGGGACACTTCCAGTATTGCATAGGCCCATATGTCATTGCTCTTAGCACATTTCCATAATTGCAGTGCATTGATTGGTAAGACTTGTTGCACTGGGGAAGACTGCCCCTTCAATTGAATTGTCTTGCCTGCAACCACAAACTCCAAAGTGTTATGTTCCCAGTCACAATTCATTGGGCTGTATTTCTTGAGCCAATCATAGCCCAATATTGCATCATAAGTCCCCAATTCCAGAACTCTCATATCCATAGACATAGTGTGTCCCTGGCACCACCACTCCATATTAGGAACCATTTTATCAGACAAAAGAATCTGTCCATTAGGCAACTTAACTTTTTTGGTGCCCACATCTTGCATAGATAAGCCAACTTGGGACACAAAATCAGCACTAACAAAAGAATGAGAACTGTCACTATCAACCAGGATAAGCATCACCTTGTTCTTTACTTTTGCTcttagtttcatgcaattagCAGCTTCAACACTAGACAACACATGGAGAGATAAGTACCCAAACTCTTTAGTGAGAACATCTTCAGTTTCCAAGGCATTTAAAATTTCCTCCGGCAATGGCTGATCAAGATTATTCACCACTAAAGCATTGAGTTGGGCTTTGGTTCTCTTAGTACAAACCTCCAGGTGGCCAGGTTCAAATTTCTCTCCACAGTGGAAACACAGCCCATTGGCCTTCCTGTAGTCTCTTAACTGTCTCTCCTTCCATAATGTCGTGTTGGCT
This portion of the Panicum virgatum strain AP13 chromosome 2N, P.virgatum_v5, whole genome shotgun sequence genome encodes:
- the LOC120660753 gene encoding uncharacterized protein LOC120660753, which codes for MAAAVAAAHLLCPAPAASPAKPLQQLPTRGRRTHGAKPSRCLPCRASLGPDGSLAMLGAPGPRPAPPMRRPYLREHSCLIFPPPLGRRPVAVVKFLGGAFIGAVPEVTYGYLLELLAREGFLVVCVPYNVTFNHEAAAREVFDRFHACYDALLASGLPEAGLSAPDIAELPLYSVGHSNGALLQLLVGSYFAEKIPKANAIVSFNNRPASEAVPYFEQIGPLLSQLMPMMEASPVYSVARNASGDAWKALFDLAGGFIREYDQEAMVSLSKFVDQLPSVMNQVTEGVSEFKPTPPENREFCKNSYSVPNTLLVKFSVDAIDDTDIVEDVLRPRVDSIGGQIKKVILSGTHLTPCIQDVKWQVGSEYTPADAVAQGLKSLALNETRVLSRTIADWLRSL